The Borreliella afzelii genome includes the window TTATTCCTCAGTCCAAATCTATTTACATAGAATATCATTTTATACAGATTTTATCAATAGTTTGTACATCATTTTATAATATTTTTTTTTGAAATAAAAAACTAATTAATATTGATTATTTTAAAATTATATTTTAATATAGTATAAATTCTAAATAAGGAGAATTAAATAATGACAAAATTAATGTATACTATGTTTTTAAGTGCAATATTATTTGTTGCTTGCGAAACTACAAAAATTTCAGATGAAATGGAAAATACTCTCGAAGAGGATTCAAAAGTTACAACTCCAATGCCA containing:
- a CDS encoding Lp6.6 family lipoprotein, producing the protein MTKLMYTMFLSAILFVACETTKISDEMENTLEEDSKVTTPMPEKSMKSTTKQPMKSMKK